A segment of the Thermococcus sp. genome:
GAGACTTTCGTTGGAGCCGTACGAGAAGGACCACGCGCTCTTCGTGGTCAGGAAACCTTGAATAACAAAGGAAGAAGAGATTCAGCGCTTCCTCAGGGGGACCACAGCTAATAGAACCAGGAGAACAATGAATCCCGGCCCGCATATCCCCTTTCCTTTCTCCGGAGGCATGTATGTGCAGAGAAGGGATGCGTTGCCAGCGGTTTTCCCTGTGGTGACGGCGATTGTCCTCACGGTGGACTTGGGCTGGCCGGTGCTCAGCTCCACCTGGGAAACATTAACCTCCGGAGAGGTTTTCTCAACCTTGACGCTGGTGAGATACTTGCAGTTGGGGAGACTGCCGTTGGCAGGGAGCCTCGCCATGAGCGGGGTGTTGTTCTTCGTAACGCCCGAGAGCAGAAGACTGCCGTCGGGGGCAATCGTCAGGGTTCTAAGGGCCATCCCAGGGCCGTAAGTTCTAACGTCCGTGAGGGTGCCGTTGGAGACGTGGAGGAGAATGCCGTAGTATGTTGTCTCGTTGGACAGTACCCTCACCAAAGCCCCCGAGAGCCATGAACCCTTGGGTCCCATTACCATATTCCCTCCAAGCATGAAGAAGCCCCTTCTGTAATAGGACCTGCTCCAGAGAACGTTCCCTTTTCCGTCGAGCTTCATTATGAGGGCGCCGATGGTGCCGTTGCCCAGATAGATATACCCTGACGCGTAGAGGCTCCCATTGGAGTAAGAAAGGCTACGGATTACTAATCCCATGCCATTCCGGTACTCCCTTGCCCACCTCAGGTTTCCATTGCCGTCAACCGACAGGATCAGGCCGTAGGTAATGCTACCGTGGATTGAGGTTCCGGCTATCAAAACATTTCCATTGGGTTCAACCAGAATGCTCGACGGTTCATCATTCCACCTCGTGCCGTAGGTCCTTTCCCAGAGGACGTTCCCGTGCCCGTCAGTCTTGAGAAGCCACACACTACCCTTAGCGTCTCCGAAGCTCGTCGTCATTCCAGCGGCTAGGATTTCCCCATTCTTCAGGACTGTAACTACCGAGAGGAAATCCGTGCCGTTTCCACCGTAGCGCTTCGCCCAGAGAACCTTTCCGCCCTTATCTATCTCCATGAGAAAGCCGTCAGGCAGTAATGAGCCTCCCGAGAAATACGTGCCCGCCGCGACTATCTTTCCGTCGGGTGTCTCGGCCAGTGCGTTTATGATAACTCCTTTTCCGTACTCAACCGCCCATTCCACACTCCCATTGGGAGCGACCTCCCTCAAAACGCTGTACTCCACCATCATGTCTTCCTTGACGTAGGAAACGAAGACAGAACTTCCGCCCGGAAGGGACAGAATGGGCGATGGCGAAATCAAAAGAGTTCCCCCGTAGGTTCCAATCCAGTAAGAGGCGCTTCCCGCGGCACTTACACCGGGAATTAATACAAGACCCGTGAGAACAGAAAAGACGACTAGTAAAGCGTAAACTTTTCGCATAGCTACCACCACCAATATTTTACTATTTTAATAAAGAATTTATACGCCTTTCGGTACACTACGGATGATAGGCAATCGTCGAAATTATCTTGCACTTTTACCGAAAGACTTTTATAACTCCCCCTTCAACCCTAGGCGAAGTTACTCTCAGCTTTTACGGGTGGTGCACCATGGGAAAACTCCTGAAGTCAAAGAGGGATGTTGGTATTATCGGCTACGGCGCCTACGTGCCGATGTATAGAATCAAAGCGGAGGAGATAGGAAGGGTCTGGGGGATAAGCAGCTTCCCGATAGAGGAGAAGTCCGTCCCAGGCCTCGATGAGGATACCATAACCATAGGAATCGAGGCGGCGAGAAACGCACTTAGACGGGCCAAAATTGACCCCCAGCTTATCCGCGCGATATGGCTCGGCACGGAGAGCAAGCCCTACGCGGTCAAGCCAAGCGGAACGGTAATAGCAGCCGCAGTAGGAGCGACTCCGGACCTCAATGCGGCCGACTTCGAGTTCGCCTGCAAGGCTGGAACCGAGGCGATCCAAGCTGCTATGGGCTTCGTTGGCTCCGAAATGGCAGACTACGCGATGGCCATCGGTGCCGACACATCCCAGGGGAGGCCGGGCGACCACTTGGAGTTCACGGCTTCAGCTGGAGGAGCGGCCTACATCCTCTCTCCGAAGAGCTCTGAAACCCTCGCCTACTTCGAGGCGAGCTACTCCTACGTTACGGACACGCCTGACTTCTGGAGGCGCCAGCATGAGCACTACCCGAGGCACGGAAACCGCTTCACTGGCGAACCGGCCTACTTCCATCAGATAATAAACGCCGCCAAGACCCTCATGGAGGAGATGGGCTACACGCCGGACGACTTCGACTACGCGGTCTTCCACCAGCCCAACGTTAAGTTCCCGCTCACAGCCGCCAAAATCCTTGGTATCCCGAAGGAGAAGGTCCTTCCGGGACTTCTCAGCGGGATAATCGGCAACACCTACAGCGGCGCGACCCTCGTGGGAGTTTCAGCCGTTCTTGACATAGCAAAGCCGGACGACAGGATTCTCTGGGTGAGCTTTGGAAGCGGTGCCGGAAGCGACGCCTTCAGCCTCGTCGTCCAGGATGCCATCGAGGAGAAGCGCGATCTTGCGCCAAAGACGATGGACTACGTGAACCGGAAGAAATACATCGACTACGCCCTCTACGCGAAGGCGAGGAAGAAGTACATAGTATGAGGTGGTTGAGATGAAGAAGGCGGTCATAATCGGTGCCGGGATGGTTCCGGTTGGTGAGCACTGGAGGCTCTCACTCAGGGACATGGCAGTTGAAGCTTTACTAAACGCGATGGACGACGCTGGAATTGACAAAGTAGATTCCCTATACGTCGGAAACATGGCCTCTGGCTCCTTTATCGAGCAGGAAAACCTTGGCGCACTCATAGCGGACTGGGCCGGCCTTGGAAACATACCTGCAGTCAAGGTTGAGGCCGCCTGTGCCAGTGGTGGTGCCGCGGTCCAGGAAGGGGCCAAAGCCATTCTCAGCGGCCTTGAAGATGTTGTAGCTGTCGTTGGCGTTGAGAAGATGACGGATGCATGGCCGAGCGACGCTACGCGCTATCTGGCCTACGCGGCAGATGCCGACTGGGAGCTTTTCCATGGGGCCAGCTTCGTCGCTTTAAACGCGCTCATCATGCGCCTTTACATGAAAAAATACGACTACACCGAGGAGGATTTGGCCCTATTTGCCGTTAACGCCCATGCCAACGGTGCCAAAAACCCCTACGCGATGTTCAAGAGGCCGATAAAAGTTGAGACGGTTCTAAAGAGTCCCTACATTGCCGATCCTCTCAAGCTCTTCGACGCTTCCCCTGTCTGTGATGGTTCAGCGGCAGTGATAATCACCACACCTGAGAAGGCGAAAGAACTTGGCGTTCCAAAGGAGAAGTGGGTTGAGATAGCGGGAATGGGAAGGGCCATAGACACCATAAACCTCGCCAACAGAGAGAACCCCCTAAGACTGAGGGCTGCAGAAGTCGCCGCGAAGAGGGCCTACAGGATGGCGGGGATTACGGCGAAGGATATCAACTTCTTCGAGGTCCACGATGCCTTTACCGTCATGGCGGCACTCAGCCTCGAAGCTCTGGGCGTTGCTGAGAGGGGTAAGGGTGC
Coding sequences within it:
- a CDS encoding hydroxymethylglutaryl-CoA synthase, with amino-acid sequence MGKLLKSKRDVGIIGYGAYVPMYRIKAEEIGRVWGISSFPIEEKSVPGLDEDTITIGIEAARNALRRAKIDPQLIRAIWLGTESKPYAVKPSGTVIAAAVGATPDLNAADFEFACKAGTEAIQAAMGFVGSEMADYAMAIGADTSQGRPGDHLEFTASAGGAAYILSPKSSETLAYFEASYSYVTDTPDFWRRQHEHYPRHGNRFTGEPAYFHQIINAAKTLMEEMGYTPDDFDYAVFHQPNVKFPLTAAKILGIPKEKVLPGLLSGIIGNTYSGATLVGVSAVLDIAKPDDRILWVSFGSGAGSDAFSLVVQDAIEEKRDLAPKTMDYVNRKKYIDYALYAKARKKYIV
- a CDS encoding thiolase domain-containing protein gives rise to the protein MKKAVIIGAGMVPVGEHWRLSLRDMAVEALLNAMDDAGIDKVDSLYVGNMASGSFIEQENLGALIADWAGLGNIPAVKVEAACASGGAAVQEGAKAILSGLEDVVAVVGVEKMTDAWPSDATRYLAYAADADWELFHGASFVALNALIMRLYMKKYDYTEEDLALFAVNAHANGAKNPYAMFKRPIKVETVLKSPYIADPLKLFDASPVCDGSAAVIITTPEKAKELGVPKEKWVEIAGMGRAIDTINLANRENPLRLRAAEVAAKRAYRMAGITAKDINFFEVHDAFTVMAALSLEALGVAERGKGAMLAKEGQIAIDADYPIQTMGGLKSRGHPVGATGVYQTVEAVLQLRGMAPNQVPDAEIGLTQNIGGTGSNITVNVFRRV